In Candidatus Saccharimonadales bacterium, the following proteins share a genomic window:
- the rpsT gene encoding 30S ribosomal protein S20: MPIIKSAVKRMRQTATRRSRNVHTKRDLRAALKAFDAALADPKGKNAPEALNEAFSKLDTAVKKNVIHKNAAARQKSQLAAKAKAAGVKQTGASKPAVKKTAASTTAKKTATKPKSTTEKETATPKKSTTPKA, translated from the coding sequence ATGCCCATTATTAAGTCCGCGGTTAAGCGTATGCGACAGACCGCCACTCGTCGTTCACGAAACGTGCACACCAAGCGCGACCTTCGCGCTGCTTTGAAAGCTTTCGACGCCGCTCTTGCAGATCCTAAGGGTAAAAACGCCCCAGAAGCTCTTAACGAAGCCTTCAGTAAACTCGATACCGCCGTTAAGAAGAACGTCATCCACAAGAACGCTGCTGCTCGTCAGAAGTCTCAGCTTGCCGCTAAGGCTAAAGCCGCCGGAGTTAAGCAGACAGGTGCCTCTAAGCCTGCCGTGAAGAAGACGGCTGCCTCAACTACCGCCAAAAAGACGGCTACAAAACCGAAAAGCACAACAGAGAAAGAAACAGCTACACCCAAAAAGAGCACGACTCCTAAAGCGTAA